In the genome of Candidatus Binatus sp., one region contains:
- a CDS encoding type II toxin-antitoxin system HicA family toxin — protein MPPAAGLPVISGAVCITALKKLGYRQARQKGSHVRLVCENRGPVTVPLHATLDRGTLRAIIRTVEITVEEFTALI, from the coding sequence GTGCCGCCCGCTGCTGGTTTACCGGTAATTTCAGGAGCAGTTTGCATCACTGCGCTCAAGAAACTTGGCTATCGGCAAGCTCGGCAGAAAGGCAGTCACGTTCGATTGGTTTGCGAAAATCGTGGTCCCGTCACTGTTCCTCTTCACGCGACGCTTGACCGGGGAACTTTACGTGCGATCATTCGCACTGTCGAAATAACGGTCGAGGAATTCACCGCTCTAATCTGA
- a CDS encoding superoxide dismutase produces the protein MAFELPPLPYSMDALQPYISAETLEYHHGKHHVAYVKKANELVAKSKFANASLEEILKTAEPGPLFNNVEQHYNHSFYWKTLAPKAGGEPKGPIADAIKQAFGSFAAFKKKFSKAADEHFGSGWAWLIRNSSGALEVVSTHDAGCPIRQGQTPIITCDVWEHAYYIDYRNERPKYVEGFWNLVNWEFANKNLK, from the coding sequence ATGGCCTTTGAACTTCCCCCGCTTCCCTACTCGATGGACGCGCTCCAACCTTACATCTCGGCGGAGACGCTCGAATATCATCACGGCAAGCATCACGTGGCCTACGTGAAGAAGGCGAATGAGCTGGTCGCGAAGAGCAAGTTCGCCAACGCCTCGCTCGAGGAGATCCTGAAAACCGCCGAGCCGGGTCCGCTCTTCAATAACGTCGAGCAGCACTACAATCATTCGTTCTACTGGAAGACTCTTGCCCCGAAGGCTGGCGGCGAGCCGAAAGGACCGATCGCCGACGCGATCAAGCAAGCGTTCGGCAGCTTCGCGGCGTTCAAGAAAAAATTCAGCAAGGCGGCCGACGAGCATTTCGGCAGCGGATGGGCCTGGCTGATACGGAACTCGAGCGGCGCACTCGAAGTGGTATCGACGCACGACGCCGGATGCCCGATTCGGCAAGGGCAGACGCCGATCATCACGTGCGACGTGTGGGAGCACGCGTATTACATCGATTATCGCAACGAGCGTCCCAAATACGTCGAAGGATTCTGGAATCTGGTGAACTGGGAATTCGCGAACAAAAATCTGAAATAG
- the dnaX gene encoding DNA polymerase III subunit gamma/tau, producing MAETPTHLVLPRKWRPEQFSELVGQSHVTRTLSEALRRGRIAHAFLFTGIRGVGKTTAARILARCLNCEKGPTPEPCGECAACVEIRAGRALDVSEIDGATYRKIDDARAIIENLSYRPARDRFKIYIIDEAHQLTDQAFNALLKTLEEPPPHVKFILATTEPQKMPETILSRLQRYDFRRIPYATILERLKDLAHREEIEIEESALRLVAREAGGSMRDGERMLETAIATSAGKVTETEVASSLGVASRTAVLKITDAILDKNAAEALRGVRELANRGANLESLGRDLLETLRNLAIAKLPATDSQSALDDIPDHEVAELKRLAGRASARDIMRLFHLMAESQEQLIRSPYPDLLLEMAVVRMASLAAVIDADELLRAIGSSGAAPQSSSGGGSSGGSRGGAPPEPPAKEPASGTRRLRVEGEVKADAPLRKPLAPDSGARDLPELRDFIRSRRAALAGFMEQGAGLAIAGNLLTLSARNDIYIRYLNDNKSAIADLASEHFGRKIRVELSTEGLAFAASSGTGNRAPTTPTSSNESPREPERAAPAAMQASKAAIAPARSAESSQNRIDRLPLKKNNGIASAATNATAPLRAATPEEKQAVLTDPAVRRIFDSLDARLVELKVPTSNSSVAEKGGADIDSK from the coding sequence ATGGCCGAGACCCCGACACATCTGGTACTCCCGCGCAAATGGCGGCCCGAGCAATTCTCCGAACTGGTCGGCCAATCGCACGTGACGCGCACGCTCAGCGAGGCGCTTAGGCGTGGGCGAATCGCGCACGCGTTCCTCTTCACCGGGATTCGCGGCGTCGGCAAGACGACTGCGGCGCGCATCCTCGCGCGATGCCTCAACTGCGAGAAGGGTCCGACGCCCGAGCCGTGCGGCGAATGCGCGGCGTGCGTCGAGATTCGCGCGGGCCGCGCGCTCGACGTGAGCGAGATCGACGGCGCCACCTATCGCAAGATCGACGACGCGCGCGCGATCATCGAGAATCTCAGCTACCGGCCCGCGCGCGATCGATTCAAGATTTATATTATCGACGAAGCGCATCAACTGACCGACCAGGCCTTCAACGCGCTGCTGAAAACGCTCGAGGAGCCGCCGCCGCACGTCAAGTTTATTTTGGCGACGACTGAGCCGCAGAAGATGCCCGAGACGATTCTCTCGCGGCTGCAGCGCTACGATTTTCGCCGCATCCCATACGCGACGATTCTCGAGCGGCTGAAGGATCTAGCGCATCGCGAGGAGATCGAGATCGAGGAGTCGGCGCTGAGATTGGTCGCGCGAGAAGCTGGTGGCAGCATGCGCGACGGCGAGCGGATGCTCGAGACAGCGATCGCGACTTCGGCCGGCAAAGTGACGGAGACGGAAGTCGCATCGTCGCTCGGCGTCGCGAGCCGCACCGCGGTGCTCAAGATCACCGACGCGATTCTCGATAAGAACGCCGCCGAAGCGCTGCGCGGTGTGCGCGAACTCGCAAATCGCGGCGCCAACCTCGAATCGCTCGGCCGCGATTTGCTCGAGACGCTCCGAAATCTCGCGATCGCGAAGCTGCCGGCAACTGACTCGCAGAGCGCGCTCGACGACATCCCGGATCACGAAGTCGCGGAATTGAAGCGGCTCGCGGGCCGCGCCAGCGCGCGCGATATCATGCGCCTCTTTCATCTGATGGCCGAATCGCAGGAGCAGCTTATCCGCTCGCCGTATCCGGACCTGCTGCTCGAGATGGCCGTGGTGCGGATGGCGTCGCTGGCGGCGGTGATCGATGCGGATGAGTTGCTGCGCGCGATCGGATCGAGCGGCGCGGCACCGCAGTCGTCGTCGGGCGGAGGCAGCAGCGGAGGATCGCGCGGCGGCGCGCCTCCAGAGCCGCCGGCGAAGGAGCCCGCCTCGGGCACGCGCCGGCTCCGCGTCGAGGGCGAAGTCAAAGCCGACGCGCCGCTCAGAAAGCCGCTGGCGCCTGATAGCGGCGCTCGCGATCTGCCCGAACTGCGCGATTTCATTCGCTCGCGCCGTGCTGCGCTGGCGGGCTTCATGGAGCAGGGCGCGGGTCTCGCGATTGCGGGCAACCTGCTGACGCTGTCTGCGCGCAACGACATCTATATTCGATATCTGAACGACAACAAGTCGGCGATCGCGGATCTCGCGAGCGAACATTTCGGCCGCAAAATCCGCGTCGAGCTTTCGACTGAAGGCCTCGCGTTCGCGGCGTCGAGCGGCACCGGGAATCGCGCGCCGACGACGCCAACTTCGTCGAATGAATCTCCGCGCGAGCCGGAACGTGCGGCGCCCGCTGCGATGCAGGCATCGAAGGCGGCGATCGCACCTGCGCGATCGGCTGAGTCATCGCAGAATCGAATCGACAGGCTGCCGCTCAAAAAAAATAATGGAATCGCGTCCGCGGCCACAAATGCGACCGCGCCGCTGCGCGCGGCGACGCCCGAAGAAAAGCAGGCGGTGCTGACGGATCCGGCGGTGCGGCGAATTTTCGACTCGCTCGACGCGCGCCTGGTCGAGCTCAAAGTACCGACTTCCAACTCGAGCGTGGCCGAAAAAGGCGGCGCCGATATCGATTCAAAGTAG
- a CDS encoding urate hydroxylase PuuD — protein sequence MDLTLMLLRWLHFLFGITWIGLLYYFNLVQTPFFGETDPAVRSGAIQKLVPRALWWFRWGAMGTVIFGLLYLLMWWAMRLNYAMTPWTVAIFTGGFMGLIMWANVWFVIWPNQKIIIANAVATAGGAAANPAAAPAGRRAALASRTNTLFSIPMLFFMGAASHYNLFNEATSGGLTAWLVITLIILAIVEANALVGTQGPTKKPLDSISGTIHSGLALWLVLIVVIWVTCH from the coding sequence ATGGACCTTACCCTGATGCTGCTCCGATGGCTGCACTTCCTTTTCGGCATCACGTGGATCGGCTTGCTCTATTATTTCAACCTGGTACAGACGCCGTTTTTCGGCGAAACCGATCCGGCGGTGCGCAGCGGCGCGATCCAGAAACTGGTGCCGCGCGCGCTCTGGTGGTTCCGCTGGGGCGCGATGGGCACGGTTATTTTCGGCTTGCTCTACCTGCTGATGTGGTGGGCGATGCGCCTCAACTACGCGATGACGCCGTGGACGGTCGCGATCTTCACCGGCGGTTTCATGGGACTTATTATGTGGGCCAACGTGTGGTTCGTCATCTGGCCCAATCAGAAAATAATTATCGCCAACGCGGTCGCGACCGCAGGCGGCGCGGCGGCGAATCCCGCGGCGGCGCCCGCTGGAAGGCGCGCGGCGCTCGCTTCGCGCACCAACACTTTGTTCTCAATTCCGATGCTGTTCTTTATGGGCGCCGCGAGCCACTACAATCTGTTCAACGAGGCGACCTCGGGCGGCCTCACGGCGTGGCTGGTGATTACGCTGATCATACTCGCGATCGTCGAGGCGAATGCGCTCGTCGGCACGCAAGGCCCGACCAAGAAGCCGCTTGATTCGATTTCCGGGACGATTCACTCAGGCTTGGCCCTCTGGCTGGTTTTGATTGTCGTGATCTGGGTGACCTGCCACTAG
- a CDS encoding type II toxin-antitoxin system HicB family antitoxin: MIELPIILVPGEDGYIVAECPIIPGCISQGRNREEALDNIREAIELCLENRESEGWELPSDYEVVRLPLHG, translated from the coding sequence GTGATCGAACTACCAATCATTCTGGTCCCTGGCGAGGACGGTTACATCGTCGCCGAGTGCCCGATCATTCCGGGATGCATCAGCCAGGGCCGCAATCGCGAAGAAGCGCTCGACAATATCCGCGAAGCAATCGAGCTCTGCCTGGAGAATCGCGAGAGCGAAGGTTGGGAACTGCCGAGCGACTATGAAGTCGTGCGACTCCCGCTGCACGGCTGA
- a CDS encoding SDR family NAD(P)-dependent oxidoreductase has translation MQQLENRVAIITGGTGALGRAVSENFLTAGARVAIPWVVEAEVPMLEAQLGNRFPSSATFLKKADVCDEKLFGDFAAEVESKWGKIDILVNLVGGFWGGSSIAQTSMAEWQAMFDLNVKPTFICCKTVAPIMQKNKWGRIVSVTSRTGLLGAGDYAAYAVAKGAIATFTVSLAEELLADGVMVNAIAPSTIDTEANRKAMPNAKHEKWVKPEDIARTLNFLCSDDCRVTSGAIVPVYGKA, from the coding sequence ATGCAGCAGCTCGAAAATCGCGTGGCGATCATCACCGGCGGCACTGGCGCTCTCGGCCGCGCCGTGAGCGAGAACTTTCTGACGGCGGGCGCGCGCGTCGCGATTCCATGGGTCGTCGAAGCGGAAGTGCCGATGCTCGAGGCTCAGCTCGGCAACCGGTTTCCCTCGTCCGCGACCTTCCTCAAGAAGGCCGACGTATGCGACGAGAAACTGTTCGGCGATTTCGCCGCCGAAGTCGAATCGAAGTGGGGCAAGATCGACATTCTCGTGAACCTCGTCGGCGGTTTCTGGGGCGGTTCATCGATCGCTCAGACGAGCATGGCAGAATGGCAGGCGATGTTCGATCTGAACGTCAAGCCGACTTTTATCTGCTGCAAAACGGTCGCGCCGATCATGCAGAAAAACAAGTGGGGCCGAATCGTATCGGTGACCTCGCGCACCGGCCTGCTCGGCGCCGGCGACTACGCCGCGTACGCGGTCGCGAAGGGCGCAATCGCGACGTTTACCGTGTCGCTTGCCGAAGAACTGCTCGCCGACGGCGTGATGGTCAATGCGATCGCGCCTAGCACGATCGACACTGAAGCGAATCGCAAGGCGATGCCCAATGCGAAGCATGAGAAATGGGTGAAGCCCGAGGATATCGCGCGGACGCTCAATTTTCTCTGCTCGGACGATTGCCGCGTGACGTCGGGCGCGATCGTCCCGGTTTACGGCAAGGCCTGA
- a CDS encoding cytochrome c produces MKNTKIVARVGAAMLAPIFTVAISACGKSAPRTPAMQGRIVYMTNCVVCHNADPNLAGSQGPPIAGSSRELVEDRVLNLQYPPGYTPKRTTHAMRALPQLAGQIDNIVAFLDEAAKQKK; encoded by the coding sequence ATGAAGAATACGAAAATCGTTGCCAGGGTTGGCGCCGCGATGCTGGCGCCAATTTTCACAGTGGCGATATCCGCCTGCGGCAAGTCCGCGCCGCGCACGCCCGCGATGCAGGGGCGAATCGTTTACATGACCAACTGCGTCGTGTGCCACAACGCCGACCCGAATCTGGCCGGCAGCCAGGGACCGCCGATCGCGGGTTCATCGCGCGAGCTGGTCGAGGATCGCGTGCTTAATCTGCAGTATCCGCCGGGCTACACGCCCAAGCGCACGACCCATGCGATGCGCGCGTTGCCGCAGCTCGCCGGCCAGATCGACAATATCGTCGCGTTCCTCGACGAAGCGGCGAAGCAGAAGAAGTAG
- the recR gene encoding recombination mediator RecR yields MAENLKRQDGLPPAMARLVKELSRLPGIGEKTAARLAFNLLNRPRDQVIALAESLLEMKERIGLCAECFGLSDHPRCQICDDAARERDVICVVEGPADLMAIERARSFNGVYHVLNGALAPLDGIGPDDVKMKELFARVDPPAGIREVIIATNATVEGEATALYIARMLKPLGVKITRLARGLPAGGDLEYSDSATLTSALSGRREL; encoded by the coding sequence ATGGCGGAGAATCTGAAGCGTCAGGACGGCCTGCCGCCCGCGATGGCGCGACTCGTCAAGGAACTCTCACGCTTGCCGGGTATCGGCGAGAAGACCGCTGCGCGGCTCGCGTTCAATCTGCTGAATCGTCCGCGCGACCAAGTGATCGCGCTCGCGGAGTCGCTGCTCGAAATGAAAGAGCGGATCGGTCTCTGCGCGGAATGCTTCGGGCTGTCGGATCATCCGCGATGCCAAATCTGCGACGATGCGGCGCGCGAGCGCGATGTGATCTGCGTGGTCGAGGGGCCGGCAGACTTGATGGCGATCGAGCGCGCGCGAAGTTTCAACGGCGTCTATCACGTGCTGAACGGCGCGCTCGCGCCGCTCGACGGAATCGGCCCCGACGATGTCAAGATGAAGGAACTGTTCGCGCGCGTCGATCCGCCGGCCGGAATCCGCGAAGTGATCATCGCGACTAACGCGACGGTCGAAGGCGAGGCGACGGCGCTCTATATCGCGCGGATGCTGAAACCGCTCGGCGTGAAGATCACGCGCCTCGCGCGCGGATTGCCGGCGGGCGGCGATCTTGAATACAGCGACTCCGCGACCTTGACCAGCGCGCTCAGCGGCCGCCGCGAACTGTAA
- a CDS encoding triacylglycerol lipase — protein sequence MAQAYAMTDNPEEAEPQRPSLLDSLGELRFPFEASLFWLGALSYPWPRVERANSKTVMLIPGFMAGDVTLAPMANFCRWLGHRAVFAGIWSNSQCPRESVEHLSSRLARTADRWDSPIVVIGHSLGGIYARELAHRNPQLVERVITLGSPIRWPRDSSNHAVAAVARSMARIRGKAERCLSEACSCGLRMSETSPKDVPTTVVYSRTDGVVHWQSCVDNSDAPTIENVEVLGSHVGMAFSADVYRVIAARLALPLRPRLRLAVSNPDPGH from the coding sequence ATGGCACAAGCATACGCCATGACGGACAATCCAGAGGAAGCAGAACCACAGCGTCCCTCCTTGCTCGATTCGCTCGGCGAACTGCGCTTTCCGTTCGAGGCTTCGCTATTCTGGCTCGGCGCGCTCAGCTATCCGTGGCCGCGCGTTGAGCGCGCCAACAGCAAAACGGTGATGCTGATCCCAGGCTTCATGGCGGGTGACGTGACGCTCGCGCCGATGGCAAATTTTTGTCGCTGGCTGGGGCATCGCGCGGTTTTTGCCGGGATCTGGTCGAACTCGCAGTGTCCGCGCGAATCGGTCGAACATCTGAGCAGTCGGCTCGCTCGCACCGCCGATCGGTGGGATTCTCCGATCGTGGTAATTGGGCATAGCCTCGGCGGCATCTACGCGCGCGAACTGGCTCATCGCAATCCACAACTGGTCGAGCGCGTGATCACTCTGGGTTCTCCGATCCGATGGCCACGCGATTCTTCCAATCACGCGGTCGCGGCGGTGGCGCGTTCGATGGCGCGCATCCGCGGCAAAGCCGAAAGATGCCTCAGCGAAGCGTGCTCATGCGGATTGCGAATGAGCGAGACTTCGCCGAAAGACGTGCCGACCACGGTGGTGTACTCGCGCACCGATGGCGTGGTGCATTGGCAAAGTTGCGTCGATAACTCCGACGCGCCGACGATCGAGAACGTCGAAGTGCTCGGCAGTCACGTCGGGATGGCGTTCAGCGCCGACGTGTATCGAGTAATAGCCGCTCGCCTCGCATTGCCGCTTCGGCCGCGGCTCCGGCTCGCGGTATCGAATCCCGACCCGGGCCACTGA
- a CDS encoding YbaB/EbfC family nucleoid-associated protein, with protein sequence MDLAALMQQAQALQAKMQEMQEAAAAKTVEAQSGGGMVRVVVDGTMRVRKIEIDHAIVAAGDKSMLEDLIQVAVNDGIARAQQLLAEEMGKLGPLGNLKIPGFGAE encoded by the coding sequence ATGGATTTGGCGGCGCTGATGCAACAGGCGCAAGCGCTGCAAGCGAAGATGCAGGAGATGCAGGAAGCGGCGGCGGCCAAGACCGTCGAGGCGCAATCGGGCGGCGGGATGGTGCGGGTGGTGGTGGACGGCACGATGCGCGTGCGCAAAATCGAAATCGATCATGCGATCGTGGCCGCGGGCGACAAATCGATGCTCGAAGATTTGATCCAGGTCGCGGTCAACGACGGAATCGCGCGCGCGCAACAACTGCTCGCCGAGGAGATGGGCAAGCTCGGGCCGCTCGGCAATCTCAAGATTCCCGGTTTCGGCGCCGAATGA
- a CDS encoding LLM class flavin-dependent oxidoreductase yields the protein MPPARFREIAQTAEGLGFDLILFPDHIVMEGPERQMDPHALAYDHIAVAAALMEATKKIRIGHLVLCNLFRHPAITAQSLMTLDHLSNGRLIAGLGTGWTETEFRMTGISFPPIAERLRMLDEALTCIRSLWSNEQTNFDGEFYHLKDAILWPKPIQKPYPPILLGGGGKGLLRIAAKHADIVNIISEAGKMGHISLEYIRKMTTDAFREKADFVRAEAKKHGRNPAAIRLSNAIFAPTVTETREEGRQAAEMMAQMFGMSVDAVRQSPLALIGTPDECVVELKRRAKEWDVTQFIFSGPIGQDEKGLRRLREDILAHV from the coding sequence ATGCCCCCGGCCAGGTTTCGCGAAATCGCGCAAACCGCCGAGGGCCTCGGCTTCGATCTGATCCTCTTTCCGGATCATATCGTGATGGAAGGTCCGGAGCGGCAGATGGATCCGCACGCGCTCGCTTACGATCATATCGCGGTGGCCGCGGCGCTGATGGAGGCGACCAAAAAAATCCGTATCGGGCACCTCGTGCTGTGCAACCTGTTTCGCCATCCGGCGATCACCGCGCAAAGCCTGATGACGCTGGATCACTTAAGCAATGGCCGATTGATCGCAGGCCTCGGCACCGGATGGACTGAGACGGAATTCAGGATGACGGGAATCAGCTTCCCGCCGATCGCGGAGCGGCTCCGGATGCTCGACGAAGCGCTGACCTGTATCCGCTCACTGTGGAGTAACGAGCAGACCAATTTCGACGGCGAGTTCTATCATCTGAAGGACGCGATCCTGTGGCCCAAGCCGATCCAGAAGCCGTATCCGCCGATTCTGCTCGGCGGCGGCGGCAAGGGATTGCTGCGAATCGCGGCTAAGCATGCCGATATCGTGAATATCATCTCGGAAGCGGGCAAAATGGGGCACATCTCGCTCGAGTACATCCGCAAGATGACCACCGACGCCTTTCGCGAGAAGGCCGATTTCGTGCGCGCCGAAGCGAAGAAACATGGCCGCAATCCCGCCGCGATCCGCTTGAGCAATGCTATCTTCGCGCCGACGGTCACCGAGACTCGCGAAGAAGGCCGTCAGGCTGCCGAGATGATGGCGCAGATGTTCGGAATGAGCGTTGATGCGGTCAGGCAATCGCCGCTCGCGCTGATCGGTACGCCCGACGAATGCGTCGTCGAGTTGAAGCGCCGCGCCAAGGAATGGGACGTGACGCAATTCATCTTTTCGGGTCCGATCGGCCAGGATGAAAAGGGGCTCCGCCGGCTCCGCGAAGATATCCTGGCGCACGTGTAG